From the genome of bacterium:
CATCGTCTTCGACAACGGCTCGCTGGACGGCTCCGCGGACGCAGTCAGGCGAGTGCGTAGGGGGCCGGGGCTTGAGTCCCCGCCCGAGGGCGACCGCGGTGGGTCGCCCCCAAGGCTCTTCGCCAGCCCCGTCAACCAGGGATATGCGGCGGC
Proteins encoded in this window:
- a CDS encoding glycosyltransferase, coding for MCRVSVIVVNYDTRDDLARCLDHLARQDEPVEIIVFDNGSLDGSADAVRRVRRGPGLESPPEGDRGGSPPRLFASPVNQGYAAA